aaaggtcgtGAAGTGTCCGAATGAGATTAGAGAGAATagattaaaatatatatataccaagAGAACAATTAGGGCTTTGGCTTGATAAAACCGGTTCCAAATTTGGTCCAGTCAGTTTGGTTCTTGGTTGGTTCTTATTGGGACCCGAGATTCCGAGCGGTTCCCACCGATTCCAAAAACTTGAAATCGAAAAACGAACCGGTTTTGAGGACGGTCTGATCCGAATCCTAAGTAGAACCAGTATGATTGCACGGCCTTAGTTGTGATGTTCTTCTTTGTTCCatgccaaaaaaatagaaaaagaatgcTCCGCTATAATGTCGACTTTGATGCTGGCAAAAGCCCAGGAGCAAACAAACTTTGGGACAAATTGATGTTCTTATGGAATTGAATCGTGGCTGGTGAGTCTTCATGCACTTTCTGATTACAGCTTTTATAGGTGGGACTTCGATTCAAGCTCCACTTAAGGTATACATCACCATCACAATCGccgtcaccatcatcatcatcatcatcatcatcatcatcatcatcatcatgatcaTCATCATGTCTTGGTCTCCAATGACAAGTAATATTGAAAGTTTTGCCTTTCCTTCTTCACATAATTTAGATCCATCCGGCCCAACGTGGTAAATCTTATCCACAAGTCCACACCACAAACAAATAGCCTTGTCGGCCCAACATGATTagatctttacttttcttttgcgCCCTTCCTATTaaaaataagtgaaaaaaatcGAATGGTTAATGAAGTAGATTTCGATTCGAAAATGTCTGGAAGCTCGATTTATATATGTCTTTCGCACCGCTAATCAGTGCGGGTCATGATCATGAAGACCTTAGTTAATTAATCAATGAACCTAGAAAGCGTTGAAGAGGACATTTTGCAAAATCGATAATGATGAAGGTCGAGCGCACGATGTACATGTATGAAGACAATACATCCGATGTGCAGTATGCATTAGACTTTGGCACTCAAAAAGTCTTCTTAGCATCTTTTTTCAAACATAGGAAAGAAGGAGGCCAGGGTATTCTATAATTTGTTTCGGGCCACATACTTTTGGACAAATCCTGTTTTGGACCCATATTGTGATACTTCTTTTTTCTAGGGAAAATTAGAGGTGTGCAAGACGGATTGATCGAATCAAGAACTGGCTAGTTCGGTCCAATTCTTGAGGACGTCGGTTGCTCATTCCTATTAATAATTCATTGATTCTCGATCCTAAAAAATGGGGAACCGATTCTATCGATCTGGTTACTTATTTTTAGGTGGGACCGGACATAATCAGATCGGGAATCAACCTCTctcaaaggaaaaaatgagttttttttgcttaatttcaaatgaaattatgttttgacccaaaaaaataaaaataaaatgaaatcatGTCTGAACACAGCACAGCTCAGCTCAGCAAAATAATGCAATGAAAGTTTTTCCCAGACAAGACAAACCCAAGAAGTAGGCAGGGGGATTCCCCCAAATTCATGTCACATCACTCATCACTCATGCCTGAAACCAATAAAAAACAGTCAACCCCGCCTTTGTTTATGTTTCCCCTGTTTAACTGCTCAGATCTTTGATCCCCACCAGTAACAAAATCATCCAAAGGAACAGCTTAACAATGGCGGCTCTACACGCCCCTCCCTCCCCAACCCTCAAAACCGAATACCCACTTCGTTAGTACCCCTCAAAAACCTCCATCATGCTCGCGTCGAATCTCTCCCTCGCTCACTCGATCCATGGCCCAGTCACCCCCGCTCGAAACTCGCCGAAAGACCGGAACTTTTCCTTCCGAACACGCGCCCACTGCATCCCCatcgcgccgccgccgccggccccGGTCGTGCTGGGGTTCGGCAGCCTGATGGAGACGTTCGCGGTCGAGGTGCAGAGGGCGGAGAGCAGGGCGCTGGACGTGCCGCTGGTCGCGCCGTTCACCATCGCGTCGTCGAGGCTGGAGAGGGTGACCAACGTGGCGGTGAGGGTGGAGCTGAGGAACGGCTGCGCGGGGTGGGGGGAGGCGCCGGTCCTGCCGTCCGTGACGGCGGAGGATCAGGGGACGGCGATGGAGAAGGCGAGGGAGGCCTGCGAGGCGTTGAAGAGGAGCCCCGCGATGGGGCTGgggagagttttgagagagattGCGGGGATTCTTCCTGGACATGACTTCGCTTCTGTGAGTTCTTGAGATCGAGGTTTTAGGCTCAATTTGTTTTAGTTTGGTGATCTCTGTGATGCTTACTCTGTTAGAAAACGTAGAATGGTGTGTGCAAATCTCATATATGTGGGTCAATAGAACACGTAAAGTTCACCCATGAATGAGTGAGAAGGAGTGCGTGAATCGGACTCGAGACCTTTGCATCCCGATGTTTGTCTCCTTTTAAATTGgccctctttttgtttttgcagtGTTTGACTCTGCATTCAAGTTCACATCTTGGGCTGTGATTTCCATTTACTTACTGTTGTTTGCTACCGTGTGATTTCGCATTCACCTTGCCGTGAATTTTCATCAATGTGAATTCATATCTTTCTGGTTTTGGGGATGTGATGGATACATGGAGGCTCGTTTTAAAAATAGGTCGATTAACATATGTATAACTCTttcaaggaagagaaaaaatagcAATGTTGATGGTTTTGAATTTGACTACATTTTGAGTATCTTGGAATGTTTTGGGTGGTTATTGATTTgaactttttacattttattcAGATTTAAGGTGGATCATAGGCATTATGTATATTGTTTTAAGTTCGTTTCAAACCTGTAGTGACATGGTCCGGTgaagttgaaaataaaaaacagcttGCTTGTGGAAGAATCTTGCATTGAGATAATTGAATGAAATGATATAGAATGAAATAGTTAATCTATCTTTCCTTTATGTTCAATCAGGCGAGTTAAAATGTCAGAAGATGTTCGTTGTGTTTTCTGAAAATGTAATGGACTTGGTGGCTATGCGGTGTGTGCTTATGAGACTAGTTTTTCTACCAACTTGGGTATCTTAGTCACCAATTACCTAAAATTTACATTACTTATTGTTATTATCATGACATCATATATCTTCAATTGAAGGTTCGGGCAGGAGTTGAGATGGCATTGATTGATGCAGTTGCCAACAGCATCGGAACACCATTGTGGAAATTATTCGGTGGAGCTTCGAATACATTAACAACAGACATAACAGTTAAGTTTCTATCTTGATTATCAAATGGAAAGATAGTTCCTTAAAATGTATAATCTTGGCAATGCCACCTACTCCGTCTGTGTTTGAATTACATATCATAATGTCTTTgatttttagtttctttttatttatttatttttttcaatcaagttTGTCATCCACATTTGCAGATTCCGATTGTGTCACCAGCTGAAGCTGCTGACTTGGCTCTTAAATATCGTAAACAAGGTTTCCAGACTTTGAAGCTCAAGGTGGGCAAGGATCTCAAAGCAGATATTGAGGTTCTTCAAGCAATACGGGCTGTACACCCTACTTGTTCGTTTATTCTGGATGCTAATGAAGGGTACAAGTCTTCAGAAGCTATTCTAGTCCTCGATAAACTCAATGGTAAAGAATGTTATGGACGTGCAAAATCTATCTTTGTTATGCATGCGTCAAAGTGTCAGCAGATTGTGaaacttctctttctttcttctcctttcgctcaagttaaaaaaaaaaaaagggaagaaaaagagggagggggggaggttGATACCTTGTTTCTGCTTAATGTGACAACCTGAATTTTCTTGCATTGCAAACACTTTTTTGTGTCATTCATTTACCTCCATCTAGTTTTCTTAactctttcctcctccattcTTTACAGAGATGGGGGTTACTCCCATTCTCTTTGAGCAGCCAGTTCATAGAGATGATTGGGAAGGTCTTGGACATGTCAGTCGAATTGCTATAGGGAAATATGGGATTTCTGTTGCAGCTGATGAGAGCTGCCGAAGTTTAGATGATGTCGAGACAATCGTAAAAGGGAATTTGGCGAATGTCATTAACATAAAGCTCGCGAAACTCGGAGTGGTTGGGGCCCTTGATATTATCGAGTTTGCAAGAGCACATGGCTTGGACCTGATGATCGGTGGTATGGTTGAGACTAGGCTAGCCATGGGCTTCGCTGGCCACCTTGCTGCTGGCTTTGGTTGTTTCAAGTTAGTATTGCCATTTCTGCTGATACTGTTGCTAAGTAATTATTGTTTATCCGATACATAGTTCCTTAATGCATTAGATTCTTTTCATCTCAGAAAAGGTAATTTGAGTTATCATAATTTGCTATGGCGAAAGAAAAAGGACTAATATGTTCGACAATCTGTGCAGGTTCTTTGATCTTGATACTCCCTTACTGCTAGCAGAAGATCCAGTTTTTGGTGGCTACGAAGGTATTATGGACTGAGCTATTGACTTTGGTCGTCCACAGTCCTACTTTTGAGTTGTAACAGCCTGACGAATACCACTGGCAAACTTTTCTTTCTCTGACACCATcttcttgtttctgtttctAGTGTCTGGTGCCAATTACAGATTCAATAATGCCAGAGGCCATGGTGGCTTCCTTCATTGGGATAACATTGTCTGGTAAATCTTTTCGTTTCCCATCTTTTAATGTAGTATCGAAATGTACACCTTCTTTGATCTACTTGTCCATTTGACTAAGAATTTTCTGATGTTTCACATTATGCCATTATCTTATCTTTGAATCTCAGATTGGTAGAAAGTCGATTACTTCCACAACTCAAGTGTTTGGAAGTATCCTTTGTGGACTTTGGTTGCATTCAATCGGCTCATGCGATAGAAAAGTGGCCTCTGATGACATGGAAGCACTTGGCTCATTTGCTCAGGATAATTGGTTGCACTGTTAAGCCTTGCATTTTTCCAGCTAAATCATTGGCTAATAAATCAAGTGAGCCCAGGTGGTGCTTGTTATTGTGTGAATGGTTCTGGACTGGTCTGCTTGCGGATGTTTAGCCCAAAACCAAGGACCTAGATGAACTTTGATTACAACTCTCTTAGACAAATTTCTCTAGAGCTGTTGTCTCTCTGAACAGATCTTAATTACTTTCTGCGACAATGTAGACTTCGTGCTTATATCCCAAACTCTGTCTATCTGTTCTTTTCTTCAAAAGGTGATCTGGGTGCCTAAATGCTGCTTTGgagatatgtgtgtgtgtgtgtgtgtgtgagaaagagagagggagggagggagggagggagggagttcTATCCATTCTATTCTTCAAAATGTGATCTGGGTACCTAAATGCTGTTTTGGATGTGTGTGTATGCGGGCGTGCGCgcgcgtgtgagagagagagagagagagagagagagagagagagaggtctctGAACAGATCTTAATTGCTTTCTGTGATGATGTAACTCCATGCTTATATGCCAAACTAGtttatctattttcattttcaaaatgtgatGTGGGGTGCCTAAATGATGCTTTGGAGATttgatgtgtgtgtgtgagagagagagagagagaggagttagTTTTTTATTGTACTTGTTAATGAGCTGAGAAGCTATCAAATTTAGCACTGATACTCTGCTACAAATTCTCTCCCAAGTCCCCTGGCTACGATGTCATTGGGACAGAATGTTGCTTCAGGGTCGTCAGCACTGGAATCCTGAATCTTCTCGGTGAACTTGTCTGTCTATGTGAGAGTGAAAAAGCGGGAAAAGGGCCCATTTCAGTAGAAATCTTTGAACTTAAGACTATACTCGATCTTCAACTTAGACTATGGGGAACTGACTTATACAGATCAATTAAGGTAACCTGCACTAGATTATACttatagctctctctctctctctctccctttgtaATATGCAGGTGACAACTGGTGGCTTCAAGCACATCCTAGTTCacacaagaaaagggaaaggaatgAAGGGTTTGTAGGCTGTCTGATCGAATGTGATCTTGGGCAGCAGAAACCTTGTTTCTCGAGGAACATCAAATGACATTCAACTGGCCATTCTTcactctctctaaaaaaaaaggctgcTTTTCCTTATGGAGCTGCGCTTTTCTAAGGCACGCTCACATGATGATCAGCAATCACTCGAGAGTACATTCATACCTTCAGGCTTCCATGATAATGAAACCGGGTCCCTCTCTTCTTGAGATAGGTTTTGTAACCGTTTAATGCAATCGCTCGACTCTTTTACGAGACCGCGGGTTGTGCGATTACTCGAATCTTACGCGCGTTCCTCTCTACTTGCCAAAGGATTCTTGTTGGTCCTGAGCATCAGAGCCAATGAATCGTCTAGGACTCTCAGGCCTAACTCCCTAAAAAAAACTCCAATACCACATCATGGGGGTTTACAGGACATCCCAGTcataggggtgtcaacgggccgaGTCGGCCCGAAAATAAACAGCATGTAgctcggcccggcccggcccgagccCGAATTACATGTGCCCCAACTCTTCAGTTCCggttgggtcgggtcggtttcttttttccttttttttttttttgaaatcaaaagcACTTGACAAGCCCattgaatgaaagaatataaaaaaataaaaacgaaaagaaaataaactaaaaagaaaatatgggtgtcaaaaaagccaaAGCCGGCCCGGCCCGACCAGGCCCAAGCCTTATGCGAACAGTACCGAAGCTCGGCCCGAAAAGCCTaaaaaattaagtgaattttcgggcCAGGCCCGGTTAGGCTTTTTTACACCCCTACCCAGTCAGTTTTATGAAACCGCATGCTATGGCTCAAATCTATATTCAATCTTATTTCCGATAGGAGAGTCCAAGAGCCGAAAATATCAGTCTCAAATCTGTCtccaacttttttcttttatcttggcaaaaatctcaaattttagatcaatcttaaatttgtctcaaactttttttaatcttggaaaaaatcctaaactttaggtTGTCTTAAATttgtcttgaactttttttttttgtctacaaAAAAAGACCTCAAACTTTAGGTTCAGTTCTAAAAATGTCTTGAATCTtgctttgtctaaaaaaaaatcaccaactttcgatttattctcaaatctacctaTTAAGGTCCAGTCCCAACGGGACGAGACATTTCCACGCCCATAACATATCCACATCAGCAAAGTAATATCGCGATAGGTGTGGATTGACATGATATTTTCACGCCGATAACAAAtccatcccaaaaaaaaattatcggaATTCTTTAAAATGAAACCAttctaggatatgaaaattagggacgacTAACGACGATTTCCGGACGGAAAGCTAATGGGGGTAGATTTGAGATAGAGTGAAAACTTATTTATAGTTGAggaattttttagtgaattaGGCCGTCCCGACGATGCAGAAGGATGAATTGAAAGATCACCAAGATGGTGACTACATCAGCAAAATAGTTTTGTGTGTGTGGAATCATTCGTTAACGTGAAGTGATCATGAGaaccccaccaccaccatcatcgtcatcatcatgaGGAGCAAACCTTGACCGGTTCAATGATGGCTCGAGCTCTCTGCTGAACCTGAAAATCCAAGGCATGGAGATTAAAAAACAAAGGGGGATGGGAATCAATCACGACCCTCCTTCTTTATGCTTTGTGCCAGTGTAATCCATTAAAGCGCCGTGGGTAATTTCACTTTTAGCTTTGGACCCAAGTTGGTCCCAATGATGATGCGGTTTTAACATTTGTTTAACCCGAACACTGTTTTGCCTTAAGCAAAGCTGTGAATCATGTGTTGAGATTTCTGCTGTTCCTCAGCATTCTCGGAGTTAGATATATTTACATGTTACAAAGATTGAATTCGATCGGTGGCTTTGACTTTAAACTTTTTAgctttgtcaatttagtcctaaacttttcaatatagtcattctaaTTTTCCAATGAAAATTGACTGAAAGGATTACACTGGAATTTCGCGCAAAAAGTTGAAGACTCGATTGAcagaattaaaaagtttaggaccacATTTATATTCGCAcaataatagatttatgaatttatgactagagaattaccaaaaataccctaaatttattgtaattgtaccaattcggacataattttttttgccattttttttgtcaatgagTCTTAAACcatttgcaattgtgccaattaagtccactTTTTCGccgatgctgatgtggcgtTGTCGGCGCttatgtggataattttaatagattttaacatttttattttatttccttttttttccctaccTTTTTTCCTACTTTACTGCACTGTGGCCGGCAGCTCCacgttcttttttcttatttttgtatcttccttttttttttttttttttcgtaccCCACTGTACCGAGGCCGGCAGCTctggcgacccttgccggaGATCTCCGGCCACAGTATGGTGGGTACTAggtagggaaaagaaaagaaagagaaaaaagtggggaaaaaattaaaatattattaaaaaatatccacgtcggcgttgtCGGCCAaagtggactaaattgacataattacaaaaggtttaggactcaacgctagtaaaaagaaaatctttaggactaaattgacacaattacaatatgtctaggattttttgttgttgtaatttttccctttaccACTAATTGGATAATTACGCACTCGCTGAACACGTAATTTAGACTTCACATTATTTCCGGGTGTTTATTTGGCACTTCTCTATTGTTTCTATTTTTACCCTCATGTCGCATCCATGGTTAGAACCTTGGTGCGTAAATTTAAATTGTATCTCAACCAAGAATCAAAGGCTCCATCattgaaaggaaaaggagattaacaatacataaatataaatgttaaaaaaaaaggagctttagaatttagaataaaaaaaacattttgcCAGAATATTTTGACCAAATAGAAAGCGTGATCCTAAAAGCGGCTTTCACCTCATACGGCATGAGATTGTGACGGCCCAACAAAGGCAGCATGTCATCTCataaatctcaaaaaattttgacTTGTGCTTTGCTCTATCGCAGCTTATAATAGCTTTATCAAAAATTGTTTCTTGGTCGCCATGTTCGTTCATCTTAAAAACCACACGGCCCGTATAATCCGCCGAGCAACGTGCCCCGTCATCTCGACGGTCCTTCCTTAGCGAAAGAGTCGTCTCGGCGTACATTATCGCGGGAAACGCGCGCCAGGCACTCGGTTAAAATCGAGAACGAGTTTAGTCGAGGACTTAATATGGGACTTTCGGTTAAGTCGCTGGCTATAAGCAAGCGTGTTGATGTCTATCCTCACATTGCTGAGATAACAGAGAATGAATCGATTGATTAGCAAATCTGCATGTCTGTGGGCCAACTAATGATGAGAACATGTTACATGATTGCTATGAAATTACAACACTACATCAGCATCACCGAAAGCAAACAGTTTGCTGCGAAAAGTGGCCTCCACATCTTTCTCTGCACAGTAATAAGTGCTAAATTAGTATAtaagtaataaatttatcataaattaatattttttaccatcaaaaacctcaaattgatatgcccgtgacaaatttaccatccgtaaGTTTTGATTAAAtcggattaatatcacaaaaaagcaggtatacctgtgacaaatagagggtaaaaatcacaaaccgctATCACATCACCTGTCAAGTGTTatcaaactcagcaatttgacgataaaatttaacgggaactaatggatgataaatttggtacaaatatatcaatttgagatttttagttgtcaaaaaattaatttaaagtaaatttgtcacatgtatactagtttggagtttttcgtaatAGTAACCCAAGTCATAATGATTCTGAAACTGTTTTTAAACCTTATCCGGCTCATTCTGAGGGAAGAAAAGGGCATCCTGAGCATGCTGATCCTCATTATGAGCAAGAATGATTAACCATATGCACTTTAGTGGCCCAGTCAAAGCATTGACTGATGAGGAACCAGGAAAAACTAGTGGCAGATCTCATTCCAGagggagaaaataaaaaccctttttccttttcacctcCCCCATTTTGCCTTCTATAAATTCAAGCATCATCCAAACCCAAACGCATCACCCTGACCCAAGTACACACACAAACTCACTCCAGTTCTTTTCTCCTCACATCCTCCTAGAGCAACCAAAAACAGAGAAGCAATGAGGGCCCCGAGGGTCGCGCTCTGCGCTCTTCTGGCGGTGCTTCTCCTAGCGGAAGCGGAGGTGAGAGTGGAGGCTGCTGTGACGTGCAGGCCGATAGAGCTGAGCTCCTGCGTGAGCGCGATCACGTCCGCGACCCCTCCATCCACCCTGTGCTGCAGCAAGATCAAGGAGCAGAGGCCCTGCCTCTGCCAGTACCTCAGAAACCCAAACCTCAAGAAGTTTGTCAATTCCCCCAATGCCAGGAAAGTGGCCAGCACTTGTGGCACTCCCTTTCCCAAGTGCTGAGAAGTATCCATCCCCTCATGCCTAGAGCTTTCATTATCAATGCCGTTAGTCCTACTTCAGTAACTAAGAATTTTACCTGTGTCCTGATGCACCATTTTGTAATACTTTTAGGAGGGTTTTAAGTCCTTTGCTGCATGTGCTTATGTTGCTATATATGATGTGAAGGCACTGGATGAGAGATGAAAATGGTACGTGGGTCATTGCCTCACTTACCACACGATACTCATTTCCAGGCTTATTCTCATGTATCTTGGATGTACTAATAGTAGTAGGCATAGTCTGGCTCAAAGCATGTTGTCTTTCAGCTGTTAAGCGTCTTCTCTTGTAAGCAAAAATGCAAGCAATATCTATGGATGTTCAGCCTCTCAATGCTACAAGCAGAAGATGTAATGCAACGAATTCCCGTCATCGAGCTCTAGCTTCGGCAATCACTGCCATTTATCTGTACCATCACTACGTGCAATCACTACAATTAAAAACCTATCAGCAAACAACTCATCAGCATCAATGACGCTCACCATCCCCAGAAAACTCGAATCTTTCTTATCAATTGATGAGACTTGCTAACTTTCCGGGAGGACAGGTACAAATGTAGGTTGCAACCAGTCACACACCTCAACCATACTCTTCAAGTTCTCATCTGAATCTACAAGAGCTACCTCCTTAGACATGCTTCCTGTTTGGAAGGGACACGGATGATCCGATCTGCAAGGACGATGAGTTGGGAACGCTTACCTAGCCAACATTTACATCCAGCCAAACCTCAAGGATCTAAACTATCTATAAACTCGGCCCTTTTTTTCGCCCATGCAGATTCACTCTGGTAATTTACGAAAACAAACCCTTTCCA
The genomic region above belongs to Rhodamnia argentea isolate NSW1041297 chromosome 6, ASM2092103v1, whole genome shotgun sequence and contains:
- the LOC115745702 gene encoding non-specific lipid-transfer protein 2-like, which gives rise to MRAPRVALCALLAVLLLAEAEVRVEAAVTCRPIELSSCVSAITSATPPSTLCCSKIKEQRPCLCQYLRNPNLKKFVNSPNARKVASTCGTPFPKC
- the LOC115745627 gene encoding L-Ala-D/L-amino acid epimerase isoform X2, giving the protein MLASNLSLAHSIHGPVTPARNSPKDRNFSFRTRAHCIPIAPPPPAPVVLGFGSLMETFAVEVQRAESRALDVPLVAPFTIASSRLERVTNVAVRVELRNGCAGWGEAPVLPSVTAEDQGTAMEKAREACEALKRSPAMGLGRVLREIAGILPGHDFASVRAGVEMALIDAVANSIGTPLWKLFGGASNTLTTDITIPIVSPAEAADLALKYRKQGFQTLKLKVGKDLKADIEVLQAIRAVHPTCSFILDANEGYKSSEAILVLDKLNEMGVTPILFEQPVHRDDWEGLGHVSRIAIGKYGISVAADESCRSLDDVETIVKGNLANVINIKLAKLGVVGALDIIEFARAHGLDLMIGGMVETRLAMGFAGHLAAGFGCFKFFDLDTPLLLAEDPVFGGYEVSGANYRFNNARGHGGFLHWDNIV
- the LOC115745627 gene encoding L-Ala-D/L-amino acid epimerase isoform X1; the protein is MLASNLSLAHSIHGPVTPARNSPKDRNFSFRTRAHCIPIAPPPPAPVVLGFGSLMETFAVEVQRAESRALDVPLVAPFTIASSRLERVTNVAVRVELRNGCAGWGEAPVLPSVTAEDQGTAMEKAREACEALKRSPAMGLGRVLREIAGILPGHDFASVRAGVEMALIDAVANSIGTPLWKLFGGASNTLTTDITIPIVSPAEAADLALKYRKQGFQTLKLKVGKDLKADIEVLQAIRAVHPTCSFILDANEGYKSSEAILVLDKLNEMGVTPILFEQPVHRDDWEGLGHVSRIAIGKYGISVAADESCRSLDDVETIVKGNLANVINIKLAKLGVVGALDIIEFARAHGLDLMIGGMVETRLAMGFAGHLAAGFGCFKFFDLDTPLLLAEDPVFGGYEVSGANYRFNNARGHGGFLHWDNIVW